One region of Culex pipiens pallens isolate TS chromosome 2, TS_CPP_V2, whole genome shotgun sequence genomic DNA includes:
- the LOC120430516 gene encoding thioester-containing protein 1 allele R1-like isoform X7, whose protein sequence is MGHLDVAHLRMATSAVICLALVSMCSAEGFYSIVASNLLRPNSEYHVSVNNLNIADTVRFRITLNNTDTGVPVASEDVNLGPGESRLIPFSIGDIPQAEYGLTAEGLSGFTFRNETRITYQAKSFSVLVQTDKAIYKPGDTVRFRVLVLDPNTKPLQKVDTIKVHITDGKSNRIKQWSDAQLVKGVFESELALSSAPVLGRWMVNVEVLEKTTTKEFEVDEYVLPKFEVTIESPGITTFKDGKVKAIVRAKYTYGKPVKGEATVSAYPDFRFHYVQPFERDVITRKTVPVDGKGSVEFELRDEIKLEGDYTRDIVIEAVVEEELTGRKQNATTKVKIYDKRYKMELIKSADKFKPGLPYTAWLKASFQDGAPIQDSVNQVEVTQESGWPERNTTKRSYTLDQNGMAKLVVNTDIEADYVEFKAEYLGSVFYLGSISKGWVKTNAYVRAKVLTEVPTINKDVTVDVSATVPMKYFSYQVLGRGDVIVGGTIPVPDRTLHTFRFPASFAMVPRAKLVVSFVQDDGELVSDSVEIEFGNDLQNFLKVTLSKAESKPGEDVDIVVNTNPDSYVGLLGVDQSVLLLKSGNDITSGQVFDELKMYEQPSYGYYRRKRFAPWRHYNTYDDFNDVGATIMTNANEPPHPTWYYEAMPESFEAAGVPAVAFASPAIPTDDSAPVPVNELVVRKSFPESWIWEDLKNDCFSGQKTITKKVPDTITSWIITGFSVNPVYGLGLTQQPRKLNVFLPFFVSTNLPYSVKRGEIVSIPVVIFNYMESGQTAEVTFDNSEYEFEFADVENEIHENSKAETSRKKTVEVPSNSGRTVSFMIRPTKLGHITIKVTATTALAGDGVERQLLVEPEGLPQFVNKAAFVDLRSAPEVMKNFTVEVPKNAVPDSTRVEVSVIGDVLGSTVQNLDSLIRMPYGCGEQNMLNFVPNIVVLDYLKGTDQLTSKIEQKAKKFMESGYQRELTYRHDDGSFSAFGNSDPKGSTWLTAFVARSFKQAASHISVEEAIIDKALEWLSDQQASNGSFPEVGKVSHKDMQGGSGEGIALTAYTLIAFLENRNLLPKYQNIVNKAVDYVARNIDGLNDVYALAIAAYALQLADHSSKDFTLSQLDGKATTDGDTKWWHKPIPESDSKNPWYGKPNSVNVEMSSYAMLSFLEAGLDTDALPIMKWLISQRNDKGGFQSTQDTVVGLQALAKLAAKISSKNNDVTIVVSYNENQQREIKVNSENNLILQKFELPSTAKNVDIKATGRGFAIVSLGYKYNMNVTGEWPRFVLDPQVNKNSNQDYLHLSVCTSFVPTTGQNSSNMAVMEVGFPSGFTADSDTLPSLENMDYIKKVELKDGDTIVVLYFDSLDRNELCPTISAFRTHKVAKQKPAPVVIYDYYDNSRIARQFYDGPKSTVCDICENEDCGESCSIRSQKQRSPKDDNGTADVKAVSGAVTVGALSTMHVLVAVLLLKMFY, encoded by the exons aTTTTATTCAATTGTTGCCTCAAATCTGCTGCGACCCAATTCTGAATACCACGTGTCGGTTAACAATTTGAACATCGCAGACACCGTCCGATTTCGGATTACCCTGAACAACACCGACACTGGAGTACCCGTGGCCAGCGAGGATGTGAATCTAGGCCCCGGAGAGTCTCGCCTGATTCCGTTCAGC ATTGGTGATATTCCTCAGGCCGAGTACGGCCTAACTGCCGAAGGGTTATCTGGGTTCACGTTCAGGAACGAAACCAGAATCACGTACCAGGCAAAGAGCTTCTCCGTGTTGGTGCAAACCGATAAGGCAATCTACAAGCCCGGTGATACGGTGCGATTCCGGGTGTTGGTTTTGGATCCGAACACGAAGCCGCTGCAGAAGGTGGACACCATCAAGGTGCACATTACGGACGGCAAGAGCAACCGGATCAAGCAGTGGAGCGATGCACAGTTGGTAAAGGGCGTCTTCGAGTCGGAACTGGCACTTTCCAGCGCTCCGGTGCTGGGTCGTTGGATGGTCAATGTGGAGGTATTGGAGAAGACCACTACGAAGGAGTTTGAGGTAGACGAGTACGTGCTGCCCAAGTTTGAAGTTACCATCGAGTCTCCCGGGATAACGACGTTCAAGGATGGCAAAGTTAAGGCGATTGTGCGAGCCAAGTACACGTACGGAAAGCCTGTGAAAGGAGAAGCTACCGTTTCGGCATATCCCGATTTCCGGTTCCATTATGTGCAACCGTTTGAACGTGATGTTATCACCAGGAAGACCGTCCCAGTAGATGGCAAGGGATCGGTGGAATTCGAGCTACGTGACGAAATCAAGCTTGAGGGTGATTACACAAGAGACATTGTGATCGAGGCTGTAGTTGAGGAGGAGTTGACGGGCCGTAAGCAGAATGCTACAACAAAGGTTAAGATTTACGACAAAAGGTACAAAATGGAACTGATTAAGTCTGCGGACAAGTTTAAGCCCGGACTACCGTACACTGCATGGTTGAAGGCTAGTTTCCAAGATGGAGCACCGATTCAGGACAGCGTTAATCAGGTAGAGGTTACACAAGAGTCAGGATGGCCAGAACGCAACACCACGAAACGTAGCTATACTCTGGACCAAAACGGAATGGCCAAGCTGGTGGTGAACACGGACATCGAAGCGGATTATGTTGAGTTTAAGGCAGAATATTTGGGATCTGTGTTCTACCTGGGATCGATTTCGAAGGGTTGGGTGAAAACAAATGCCTATGTCCGTGCAAAGGTCCTGACAGAAGTGCCCACCATCAACAAGGACGTTACCGTTGATGTCTCGGCTACGGTTCCGATGAAGTACTTTAGCTACCAAGTGCTGGGTCGGGGGGATGTTATTGTCGGTGGAACCATTCCCGTTCCGGATCGCACCCTGCACACCTTCCGCTTCCCGGCCAGCTTTGCGATGGTTCCCCGGGCAAAGTTGGTTGTCTCTTTCGTTCAGGACGATGGTGAGCTTGTCAGCGATAGCGTCGAAATTGAATTTGGCAATGATTTGCAGAATTTC CTTAAAGTTACACTTTCCAAGGCCGAATCGAAGCCGGGCGAGGATGTTGACATTGTGGTGAACACGAACCCGGACTCGTACGTGGGATTGCTTGGTGTTGACCAGAGTGTCCTGCTGCTAAAGAGCGGTAATGACATTACCAGCGGGCAGGTGTTTGACGAGCTAAAGATGTACGAACAGCCCAGCTACGGATATTACAGGAGGAAGCGTTTCGCTCCGTGGCGCCACTATAATACCTACGATGATTTCAAT gATGTAGGAGCAACCATTATGACCAACGCCAATGAACCTCCAC ATCCAACATGGTACTATGAAGCGATGCCAGAAAGTTTTGAAGCAGCCGGCGTTCCTGCAGTTGCATTTGCTAGTCCAGCAATACCAACAGATGATTCTGCTCCCGTACCGGTCAACGAGCTTGTTGTTAGAAAATCTTTCCCAGAGTCGTGGATTTGGGAGGACTTGAAAAATGACTG CTTTAGCGGCCAAAAGACCATCACCAAAAAGGTTCCGGACACGATCACCTCCTGGATCATCACCGGTTTCTCGGTGAATCCCGTCTACGGTCTCGGATTGACCCAACAACCACGCAAGCTGAATGTGTTCTTGCCGTTCTTCGTGTCCACCAATCTGCCGTACTCGGTGAAGCGTGGTGAGATCGTATCCATCCCGGTGGTCATCTTCAACTACATGGAATCGGGCCAGACTGCTGAGGTAACGTTCGACAACAGCGAGTACGAGTTCGAGTTTGCCGATGTGGAGAACGAAATCCATGAAAATTCGA AAGCGGAAACGTCCCGCAAAAAGACCGTCGAGGTGCCGTCCAACAGTGGCCGCACGGTTTCGTTCATGATTCGACCGACCAAGCTGGGACACATCACGATCAAGGTAACCGCCACGACGGCACTGGCTGGTGATGGAGTTGAGAGACAGCTGCTCGTAGAACCGGAAGGACTTCCGCAGTTCGTGAACAAGGCTGCGTTCGTTGATCTGCGATCGGCTCCGGAAGTGATGAAGAACTTTACCGTCGAGGTGCCGAAGAATGCCGTGCCGGATTCGACCCGCGTCGAGGTGTCGGTGATTG GTGACGTGCTGGGATCTACCGTGCAGAACCTCGACTCGCTCATCCGAATGCCGTATGGATGTGGTGAACAGAACATGCTGAACTTTGTTCCGAACATTGTCGTTCTGGATTATCTGAAGGGAACGGATCAGTTGACGAGCAAGATTGAGCAGAAGGCAAAGAAGTTTATGGAGTCCGGCTATCAGCGAGAGTTGACCTACCGACACGATGATGGATCGTTCAGTGCGTTTGGAAATTCGGATCCTAAGGGTAGCACGTGGTTGACGGCGTTTGTTGCCCGTTCGTTCAAGCAGGCTGCCAGCCATATCAGTGTCGAGGAAGCGATCATCGATAAGGCTTTGGAATGGCTGAGCGACCAACAGGCCTCCAACGGAAGCTTCCCAGAGGTTGGTAAGGTTTCGCACAAGGATATGCAGGGAGGATCTGGCGAGGGAATCGCATTGACCGCTTACACGCTGATCGCGTTCTTGGAAAACAGGAATCTGCTTCCGAAGTATCAGAACATCGTGAACAAGGCAGTGGATTACGTTGCACGTAATATCGATGGATTGAACGACGTTTATGCTCTAGCAATTGCCGCCTATGCGCTGCAGTTGGCTGATCACAGCTCGAAGGACTTTACCCTGTCGCAGTTGGACGGCAAGGCCACAACCGATGGAGACACCAAGTGGTGGCATAAACCAATCCCGGAAAGCGACAGCAAGAATCCTTGGTACGGAAAGCCAAACTCGGTGAATGTGGAGATGAGTTCTTACGCCATGCTATCGTTCTTGGAGGCCGGTTTGGACACTGATGCGTTGCCAATTATGAAGTGGCTGATCAGTCAGCGTAACGACAAGGGTGGATTCCAGTCGACCCAAGATACGGTCGTTGGACTGCAAGCTTTGGCTAAACTGGCTGCAAAGATCTCCTCAAAGAACAACGATGTTACGATCGTGGTCTCGTACAATGAAAACCAGCAACGTGAGATCAAGGTGAACTCCGAGAATAACCTGATCCTGCAAAAGTTTGAGCTTCCTTCCACTGCGAAAAATGTAGACATCAAGGCCACTGGACGTGGATTTGCTATCGTGTCGCTGGGATACAAGTACAATATGAATGTGACTGGAGAATGGCCACGTTTTGTGCTGGATCCTCAGGTGAATAAGAACTCCAATCAAGACTATCTTCATTTGTCGGTTTGCACTAGTTTTGTTCCGACGACGGGCCAAAACAGTTCTAACATGGCAGTCATGGAGGTTGGTTTCCCAAGTGGGTTCACCGCAGATTCGGATACGCTACCGTCGCTGGAGAACATGGACTACATCAAG AAAGTGGAACTGAAGGACGGCGACACGATCGTGGTACTCTACTTTGACAGTTTGGACCGTAACGAGTTGTGCCCAACGATTTCAGCGTTCCGGACGCACAAGGTAGCCAAGCagaagcctgctccggtggtcATCTACGATTACTACGACAACT CTCGTATCGCTCGCCAGTTCTACGATGGGCCCAAGTCGACGGTGTGCGACATCTGCGAGAATGAAGATTGTGGCGAGTCGTGCTCGATCCGGTCGCAGAAGCAGCGTTCTCCCAAGGATGACAACGGCACTGCGGATGTTAAGGCAGTTAGTGGTGCTGTTACAGTTGGTGCGTTGTCCACGATGCATGTGTTGGTGGCTGTTTTATTGCTGAAAATGTTTTACTAA
- the LOC120430516 gene encoding thioester-containing protein 1 allele R1-like isoform X3, translating to MGHLDVAHLRMATSAVICLALVSMCSAEGFYSIVASNLLRPNSEYHVSVNNLNIADTVRFRITLNNTDTGVPVASEDVNLGPGESRLIPFSIGDIPQAEYGLTAEGLSGFTFRNETRITYQAKSFSVLVQTDKAIYKPGDTVRFRVLVLDPNTKPLQKVDTIKVHITDGKSNRIKQWSDAQLVKGVFESELALSSAPVLGRWMVNVEVLEKTTTKEFEVDEYVLPKFEVTIESPGITTFKDGKVKAIVRAKYTYGKPVKGEATVSAYPDFRFHYVQPFERDVITRKTVPVDGKGSVEFELRDEIKLEGDYTRDIVIEAVVEEELTGRKQNATTKVKIYDKRYKMELIKSADKFKPGLPYTAWLKASFQDGAPIQDSVNQVEVTQESGWPERNTTKRSYTLDQNGMAKLVVNTDIEADYVEFKAEYLGSVFYLGSISKGWVKTNAYVRAKVLTEVPTINKDVTVDVSATVPMKYFSYQVLGRGDVIVGGTIPVPDRTLHTFRFPASFAMVPRAKLVVSFVQDDGELVSDSVEIEFGNDLQNFLKVTLSKAESKPGEDVDIVVNTNPDSYVGLLGVDQSVLLLKSGNDITSGQVFDELKMYEQPSYGYYRRKRFAPWRHYNTYDDFNDVGATIMTNANEPPHAMHYWPIQNRRVFGGALPGRPGIVMAMAPSPAFALRKGSFAPIAQKAPVVVRKTFPEAWLWEDIVEDSFSGQKTITKKVPDTITSWIITGFSVNPVYGLGLTQQPRKLNVFLPFFVSTNLPYSVKRGEIVSIPVVIFNYMESGQTAEVTFDNSEYEFEFADVENEIHENSKAETSRKKTVEVPSNSGRTVSFMIRPTKLGHITIKVTATTALAGDGVERQLLVEPEGLPQFVNKAAFVDLRSAPEVMKNFTVEVPKNAVPDSTRVEVSVIGDVLGSTVQNLDSLIRMPYGCGEQNMLNFVPNIVVLDYLKGTDQLTSKIEQKAKKFMESGYQRELTYRHDDGSFSAFGNSDPKGSTWLTAFVARSFKQAASHISVEEAIIDKALEWLSDQQASNGSFPEVGKVSHKDMQGGSGEGIALTAYTLIAFLENRNLLPKYQNIVNKAVDYVARNIDGLNDVYALAIAAYALQLADHSSKDFTLSQLDGKATTDGDTKWWHKPIPESDSKNPWYGKPNSVNVEMSSYAMLSFLEAGLDTDALPIMKWLISQRNDKGGFQSTQDTVVGLQALAKLAAKISSKNNDVTIVVSYNENQQREIKVNSENNLILQKFELPSTAKNVDIKATGRGFAIVSLGYKYNMNVTGEWPRFVLDPQVNKNSNQDYLHLSVCTSFVPTTGQNSSNMAVMEVGFPSGFTADSDTLPSLENMDYIKKVELKDGDTIVVLYFDSLDRNELCPTISAFRTHKVAKQKPAPVVIYDYYDNSRIARQFYDGPKSTVCDICENEDCGESCSIRSQKQRSPKDDNGTADVKAVSGAVTVGALSTMHVLVAVLLLKMFY from the exons aTTTTATTCAATTGTTGCCTCAAATCTGCTGCGACCCAATTCTGAATACCACGTGTCGGTTAACAATTTGAACATCGCAGACACCGTCCGATTTCGGATTACCCTGAACAACACCGACACTGGAGTACCCGTGGCCAGCGAGGATGTGAATCTAGGCCCCGGAGAGTCTCGCCTGATTCCGTTCAGC ATTGGTGATATTCCTCAGGCCGAGTACGGCCTAACTGCCGAAGGGTTATCTGGGTTCACGTTCAGGAACGAAACCAGAATCACGTACCAGGCAAAGAGCTTCTCCGTGTTGGTGCAAACCGATAAGGCAATCTACAAGCCCGGTGATACGGTGCGATTCCGGGTGTTGGTTTTGGATCCGAACACGAAGCCGCTGCAGAAGGTGGACACCATCAAGGTGCACATTACGGACGGCAAGAGCAACCGGATCAAGCAGTGGAGCGATGCACAGTTGGTAAAGGGCGTCTTCGAGTCGGAACTGGCACTTTCCAGCGCTCCGGTGCTGGGTCGTTGGATGGTCAATGTGGAGGTATTGGAGAAGACCACTACGAAGGAGTTTGAGGTAGACGAGTACGTGCTGCCCAAGTTTGAAGTTACCATCGAGTCTCCCGGGATAACGACGTTCAAGGATGGCAAAGTTAAGGCGATTGTGCGAGCCAAGTACACGTACGGAAAGCCTGTGAAAGGAGAAGCTACCGTTTCGGCATATCCCGATTTCCGGTTCCATTATGTGCAACCGTTTGAACGTGATGTTATCACCAGGAAGACCGTCCCAGTAGATGGCAAGGGATCGGTGGAATTCGAGCTACGTGACGAAATCAAGCTTGAGGGTGATTACACAAGAGACATTGTGATCGAGGCTGTAGTTGAGGAGGAGTTGACGGGCCGTAAGCAGAATGCTACAACAAAGGTTAAGATTTACGACAAAAGGTACAAAATGGAACTGATTAAGTCTGCGGACAAGTTTAAGCCCGGACTACCGTACACTGCATGGTTGAAGGCTAGTTTCCAAGATGGAGCACCGATTCAGGACAGCGTTAATCAGGTAGAGGTTACACAAGAGTCAGGATGGCCAGAACGCAACACCACGAAACGTAGCTATACTCTGGACCAAAACGGAATGGCCAAGCTGGTGGTGAACACGGACATCGAAGCGGATTATGTTGAGTTTAAGGCAGAATATTTGGGATCTGTGTTCTACCTGGGATCGATTTCGAAGGGTTGGGTGAAAACAAATGCCTATGTCCGTGCAAAGGTCCTGACAGAAGTGCCCACCATCAACAAGGACGTTACCGTTGATGTCTCGGCTACGGTTCCGATGAAGTACTTTAGCTACCAAGTGCTGGGTCGGGGGGATGTTATTGTCGGTGGAACCATTCCCGTTCCGGATCGCACCCTGCACACCTTCCGCTTCCCGGCCAGCTTTGCGATGGTTCCCCGGGCAAAGTTGGTTGTCTCTTTCGTTCAGGACGATGGTGAGCTTGTCAGCGATAGCGTCGAAATTGAATTTGGCAATGATTTGCAGAATTTC CTTAAAGTTACACTTTCCAAGGCCGAATCGAAGCCGGGCGAGGATGTTGACATTGTGGTGAACACGAACCCGGACTCGTACGTGGGATTGCTTGGTGTTGACCAGAGTGTCCTGCTGCTAAAGAGCGGTAATGACATTACCAGCGGGCAGGTGTTTGACGAGCTAAAGATGTACGAACAGCCCAGCTACGGATATTACAGGAGGAAGCGTTTCGCTCCGTGGCGCCACTATAATACCTACGATGATTTCAAT gATGTAGGAGCAACCATTATGACCAACGCCAATGAACCTCCAC ATGCAATGCATTATTGGCCTATCCAAAACAGACGTGTATTTGGAGGTGCCCTTCCAGGTCGTCCAGGAATTGTGATGGCGATGGCTCCATCGCCAGCATTTGCACTTAGGAAAGGCTCATTTGCTCCTATCGCCCAAAAGGCACCCGTCGTGGTTAGAAAGACTTTTCCTGAAGCTTGGCTATGGGAGGACATTGTTGAGGATAG CTTTAGCGGCCAAAAGACCATCACCAAAAAGGTTCCGGACACGATCACCTCCTGGATCATCACCGGTTTCTCGGTGAATCCCGTCTACGGTCTCGGATTGACCCAACAACCACGCAAGCTGAATGTGTTCTTGCCGTTCTTCGTGTCCACCAATCTGCCGTACTCGGTGAAGCGTGGTGAGATCGTATCCATCCCGGTGGTCATCTTCAACTACATGGAATCGGGCCAGACTGCTGAGGTAACGTTCGACAACAGCGAGTACGAGTTCGAGTTTGCCGATGTGGAGAACGAAATCCATGAAAATTCGA AAGCGGAAACGTCCCGCAAAAAGACCGTCGAGGTGCCGTCCAACAGTGGCCGCACGGTTTCGTTCATGATTCGACCGACCAAGCTGGGACACATCACGATCAAGGTAACCGCCACGACGGCACTGGCTGGTGATGGAGTTGAGAGACAGCTGCTCGTAGAACCGGAAGGACTTCCGCAGTTCGTGAACAAGGCTGCGTTCGTTGATCTGCGATCGGCTCCGGAAGTGATGAAGAACTTTACCGTCGAGGTGCCGAAGAATGCCGTGCCGGATTCGACCCGCGTCGAGGTGTCGGTGATTG GTGACGTGCTGGGATCTACCGTGCAGAACCTCGACTCGCTCATCCGAATGCCGTATGGATGTGGTGAACAGAACATGCTGAACTTTGTTCCGAACATTGTCGTTCTGGATTATCTGAAGGGAACGGATCAGTTGACGAGCAAGATTGAGCAGAAGGCAAAGAAGTTTATGGAGTCCGGCTATCAGCGAGAGTTGACCTACCGACACGATGATGGATCGTTCAGTGCGTTTGGAAATTCGGATCCTAAGGGTAGCACGTGGTTGACGGCGTTTGTTGCCCGTTCGTTCAAGCAGGCTGCCAGCCATATCAGTGTCGAGGAAGCGATCATCGATAAGGCTTTGGAATGGCTGAGCGACCAACAGGCCTCCAACGGAAGCTTCCCAGAGGTTGGTAAGGTTTCGCACAAGGATATGCAGGGAGGATCTGGCGAGGGAATCGCATTGACCGCTTACACGCTGATCGCGTTCTTGGAAAACAGGAATCTGCTTCCGAAGTATCAGAACATCGTGAACAAGGCAGTGGATTACGTTGCACGTAATATCGATGGATTGAACGACGTTTATGCTCTAGCAATTGCCGCCTATGCGCTGCAGTTGGCTGATCACAGCTCGAAGGACTTTACCCTGTCGCAGTTGGACGGCAAGGCCACAACCGATGGAGACACCAAGTGGTGGCATAAACCAATCCCGGAAAGCGACAGCAAGAATCCTTGGTACGGAAAGCCAAACTCGGTGAATGTGGAGATGAGTTCTTACGCCATGCTATCGTTCTTGGAGGCCGGTTTGGACACTGATGCGTTGCCAATTATGAAGTGGCTGATCAGTCAGCGTAACGACAAGGGTGGATTCCAGTCGACCCAAGATACGGTCGTTGGACTGCAAGCTTTGGCTAAACTGGCTGCAAAGATCTCCTCAAAGAACAACGATGTTACGATCGTGGTCTCGTACAATGAAAACCAGCAACGTGAGATCAAGGTGAACTCCGAGAATAACCTGATCCTGCAAAAGTTTGAGCTTCCTTCCACTGCGAAAAATGTAGACATCAAGGCCACTGGACGTGGATTTGCTATCGTGTCGCTGGGATACAAGTACAATATGAATGTGACTGGAGAATGGCCACGTTTTGTGCTGGATCCTCAGGTGAATAAGAACTCCAATCAAGACTATCTTCATTTGTCGGTTTGCACTAGTTTTGTTCCGACGACGGGCCAAAACAGTTCTAACATGGCAGTCATGGAGGTTGGTTTCCCAAGTGGGTTCACCGCAGATTCGGATACGCTACCGTCGCTGGAGAACATGGACTACATCAAG AAAGTGGAACTGAAGGACGGCGACACGATCGTGGTACTCTACTTTGACAGTTTGGACCGTAACGAGTTGTGCCCAACGATTTCAGCGTTCCGGACGCACAAGGTAGCCAAGCagaagcctgctccggtggtcATCTACGATTACTACGACAACT CTCGTATCGCTCGCCAGTTCTACGATGGGCCCAAGTCGACGGTGTGCGACATCTGCGAGAATGAAGATTGTGGCGAGTCGTGCTCGATCCGGTCGCAGAAGCAGCGTTCTCCCAAGGATGACAACGGCACTGCGGATGTTAAGGCAGTTAGTGGTGCTGTTACAGTTGGTGCGTTGTCCACGATGCATGTGTTGGTGGCTGTTTTATTGCTGAAAATGTTTTACTAA